One Thermococcus kodakarensis KOD1 genomic window carries:
- a CDS encoding DEAD/DEAH box helicase, whose product MSFRELGLSSASVEAVERKGFSIPTDIQREVIPLLLSAESDIVGQSKTGSGKTAAFGLPILDSIDESIREVQALILTPTRELAIQVTDELRSLRGKRRIYVYSVYGGQPIGPQIRALEGGVHIVVGTPGRVLDHINRGTLNLDGVRFFVLDEADRMLDMGFQEDIEAIFRATPKEKRVLMFSATMPMDVLLLAKKYMRNPEVVIVSRDELVPGEVEQEYIEAVPHRRFDLLTKILSDESNEFYGIVFCQTKAETRELSMRLRAAGFRAEALNGDMSQPAREKTFNRFKARKTKILVATDVAARGLDVPEITHVINYSIPMNPEQYIHRIGRTGRMGKKGKAITFIAPGELRRFRYITKQAGVEVKKSELSEGIPKEYRERLRQEELEGEYRGRWGSMKPRQRRRRY is encoded by the coding sequence ATGAGTTTTAGAGAACTTGGACTATCCAGTGCTTCAGTTGAAGCAGTTGAAAGAAAGGGTTTTTCAATCCCAACAGACATTCAGAGGGAGGTCATCCCCCTTCTGCTGTCCGCTGAGAGCGATATTGTGGGTCAATCAAAAACGGGAAGCGGAAAAACAGCAGCTTTTGGACTTCCGATTCTGGATTCGATAGATGAATCCATAAGGGAAGTTCAAGCGTTGATTCTAACCCCCACAAGGGAGCTTGCCATACAGGTCACTGATGAGCTCAGGTCGCTCAGGGGCAAAAGGAGGATTTACGTTTACTCCGTTTACGGCGGACAGCCGATCGGACCTCAAATAAGGGCCCTTGAGGGGGGCGTCCACATAGTAGTTGGAACTCCTGGACGGGTTCTCGACCACATAAACAGAGGTACTCTGAACCTCGATGGGGTCAGGTTCTTCGTCCTCGATGAGGCCGACAGGATGCTGGACATGGGCTTCCAGGAGGACATCGAAGCAATCTTCAGGGCAACCCCCAAGGAGAAGAGGGTCCTGATGTTCTCAGCCACGATGCCGATGGATGTCCTCCTGCTGGCAAAGAAGTACATGAGAAACCCCGAGGTAGTCATCGTCAGCAGGGACGAGCTTGTCCCAGGAGAGGTTGAGCAGGAGTACATCGAAGCTGTTCCCCACAGAAGGTTCGACCTTCTCACCAAGATACTCTCAGATGAGTCTAATGAGTTTTACGGCATAGTGTTCTGTCAGACTAAAGCCGAGACGAGGGAACTCTCTATGAGGCTTAGGGCGGCTGGATTCAGGGCAGAGGCCCTCAACGGCGATATGAGCCAGCCGGCTAGAGAGAAGACGTTCAATCGCTTTAAGGCCAGGAAAACTAAGATACTCGTTGCGACCGATGTAGCAGCGAGGGGACTTGACGTTCCAGAGATAACCCACGTTATCAACTATTCAATCCCAATGAACCCCGAACAGTACATCCACAGGATTGGAAGGACAGGGAGAATGGGTAAGAAAGGAAAGGCCATAACTTTCATCGCCCCAGGAGAACTGAGGCGCTTTAGGTACATCACAAAGCAGGCCGGCGTTGAGGTCAAGAAGTCCGAACTCAGCGAGGGTATTCCCAAAGAATACCGGGAGAGGTTGAGGCAGGAGGAGCTTGAAGGTGAGTACCGCGGCAGGTGGGGGTCAATGAAGCCCCGCCAGAGAAGGAGGAGATATTGA
- the rpsJ gene encoding 30S ribosomal protein S10, translated as MQKARIKLASTNIKALNEVTDQIKQIAERTGVRMSGPIPLPTKRIRITTRKSPDGEGSATFDRFELRVHKRLVDIEADERAMRQIMRIRVPEDVTIEIELIS; from the coding sequence ATGCAGAAGGCGAGGATTAAGCTGGCGAGCACCAACATAAAGGCCCTCAACGAGGTCACCGACCAGATCAAGCAGATAGCAGAGAGAACCGGCGTCAGGATGAGCGGTCCGATACCGCTTCCGACAAAGAGGATCAGGATCACCACCAGGAAGAGCCCAGATGGAGAGGGTTCCGCCACCTTTGACAGGTTCGAGCTCCGCGTTCACAAGAGGCTCGTTGACATCGAGGCCGACGAAAGGGCCATGCGCCAGATCATGCGCATCCGCGTTCCCGAGGATGTTACCATCGAGATCGAACTCATCTCTTGA
- the tuf gene encoding translation elongation factor EF-1 subunit alpha, with the protein MAKEKPHVNIVFIGHVDHGKSTTIGRLLFDTANIPENIIKKFEEMGEKGKSFKFAWVMDRLKEERERGITIDVAHTKFETPHRYITIIDAPGHRDFVKNMITGASQADAAVLVVAATDGVMPQTKEHAFLARTLGINHIIVAINKMDMVNYDEKKFKQVAEQVKKLLQMLGYKDFPIIPISAWEGDNVVKKSDKMPWYNGPTLLEALDQIPEPPKPVDKPLRIPIQDVYSIKGVGTVPVGRVETGVLRVGDVVIFEPASTIFHKPIQGEVKSIEMHHEPLQEAYPGDNIGFNVRGVGKNDIKRGDVAGHTTNPPTVVRPKDTFKAQIIVLNHPTAITVGYTPVLHAHTTQVAVRFEQLLAKLDPRTGNIVEENPQFIKTGDSAIVILRPTKAMVIEPVKEIPQMGRFAIRDMGQTVAAGMVISIQKAD; encoded by the coding sequence ATGGCTAAGGAGAAGCCACACGTTAACATTGTGTTTATAGGCCACGTCGACCACGGAAAGAGCACTACCATCGGTAGGCTGCTCTTCGACACAGCGAACATCCCGGAGAACATCATCAAGAAGTTCGAGGAGATGGGTGAGAAGGGTAAGTCCTTCAAGTTCGCTTGGGTCATGGACAGGCTCAAGGAGGAGAGGGAGCGCGGTATCACCATCGACGTCGCCCACACCAAGTTCGAGACCCCGCACAGGTACATCACCATCATCGACGCTCCGGGTCACAGGGACTTCGTTAAGAACATGATCACCGGTGCCAGCCAGGCCGACGCGGCTGTCCTCGTCGTCGCCGCTACCGACGGTGTCATGCCACAGACCAAGGAGCACGCCTTCCTTGCCAGGACCCTCGGTATCAACCACATCATAGTTGCCATCAACAAGATGGACATGGTCAACTACGACGAGAAGAAGTTCAAGCAGGTCGCCGAGCAGGTTAAGAAGCTCCTTCAGATGCTCGGCTACAAGGACTTCCCGATCATCCCGATCAGCGCTTGGGAGGGCGACAACGTCGTTAAGAAGAGCGACAAGATGCCCTGGTACAACGGCCCGACCCTCCTCGAGGCCCTCGACCAGATACCCGAGCCGCCGAAGCCGGTTGACAAGCCGCTCCGCATCCCGATCCAGGACGTCTACTCAATCAAGGGTGTTGGTACCGTTCCAGTCGGCCGTGTTGAGACCGGTGTCCTCCGCGTCGGTGACGTTGTCATCTTCGAGCCGGCCAGCACCATCTTCCACAAGCCGATCCAGGGTGAAGTCAAGAGCATCGAGATGCACCACGAGCCGCTCCAGGAAGCCTACCCAGGTGACAACATCGGTTTCAACGTCCGTGGTGTCGGTAAGAACGACATAAAGCGCGGTGACGTTGCCGGACACACCACCAACCCGCCGACCGTCGTCAGGCCGAAGGACACCTTCAAGGCCCAGATCATCGTCCTCAACCACCCGACCGCTATCACCGTCGGCTACACCCCAGTCCTCCACGCCCACACCACCCAGGTCGCAGTTAGGTTCGAGCAGCTCCTCGCTAAGCTCGACCCGAGGACCGGTAACATCGTCGAGGAGAACCCGCAGTTCATCAAGACCGGTGACTCAGCCATCGTCATCCTCAGGCCGACCAAGGCAATGGTCATCGAGCCGGTCAAGGAGATCCCGCAGATGGGCAGGTTCGCCATCCGTGACATGGGCCAGACCGTCGCTGCCGGTATGGTCATCTCCATCCAGAAGGCCGACTGA
- a CDS encoding elongation factor EF-2, which translates to MGRREEMIAKIKELMTQPERIRNMGIAAHIDHGKTTLSDNLLAGAGMISEELAGKQLVLDFDEQEQARGITINAANVSMVHNYEGNDYLINLIDTPGHVDFGGDVTRAMRAIDGAIIVVDAVEGVMPQTETVLRQALREYVKPVLFINKVDRLIKELKLTPQQMQERFVKVITDVNRLIRRYAPPEFKDKWLVKVEDGSVAFGSAYYNWALSVPYMKKTGVSFKDIIDLTNAGDLKTLRKKAPLHVVVLDMVVKHLPNPLEAQKYRIPHLWRGDINSDVGQAMMNCDPKGPMTMVVTKIILDKHAGEVATGRVWSGTVKTGQEVYLINSKRKARIQQVGIYMGPERINMEAVPAGNIVAVTGLRDAMAGETVSVQQIEPFEALHYTSEPVVTVAIEAKNVKDLPKLVEALRQLAKEDPTLHVKIDEETGQHLLSGMGELHLEVKLHRLKTEWKLDVEVSPPIVVYRESVTKQSPIVEGKSPNKHNRFYITVEPMPDEIYQAIREGEIPEGRPKDPKAVAKKLAELGMDYEIAKGIVDIYNGNMFLDNTKGIQYLNEVMDLLVDGFHQAMDEGPLAKEPVMKVIVRLHDAKIHEDNVHRGPAQIYPAIRSAIHCAMMKAGPVLYEPYQKVIINVPYEYMGAVSRELNQRRGQLIDMRQEGEVMIIIGEAPVAEMFGFAGAIRGATSGKALWTTEHAGFKRVPNELAQQIIRQIRQRKGLDPNPPKEQDVCPQQ; encoded by the coding sequence ATGGGAAGAAGGGAAGAGATGATTGCGAAGATTAAGGAATTGATGACCCAGCCTGAGAGGATCAGGAACATGGGTATCGCCGCTCACATTGACCACGGTAAGACCACTCTGAGCGACAACCTGCTCGCCGGTGCTGGAATGATCAGCGAGGAGCTCGCCGGAAAGCAGCTCGTCCTTGACTTCGACGAGCAGGAGCAGGCGAGGGGTATCACCATCAACGCGGCAAACGTTTCGATGGTTCACAACTACGAGGGCAACGACTACCTCATCAACCTCATTGACACTCCGGGTCACGTCGACTTTGGTGGTGACGTTACCAGGGCCATGCGTGCCATAGACGGTGCGATTATAGTTGTCGACGCCGTTGAGGGTGTCATGCCCCAGACCGAGACCGTTCTCAGGCAGGCCCTCAGGGAGTACGTCAAGCCGGTTCTCTTCATCAACAAGGTTGACAGACTCATCAAGGAGCTCAAGCTTACTCCCCAGCAGATGCAGGAGCGCTTCGTCAAGGTCATCACCGACGTGAACAGGCTTATCAGGAGGTACGCTCCGCCAGAGTTCAAGGACAAGTGGCTCGTTAAGGTCGAGGACGGTAGTGTCGCCTTCGGTAGCGCTTACTACAACTGGGCCCTCAGCGTTCCCTACATGAAGAAGACAGGTGTTTCTTTCAAGGACATCATCGACCTCACCAACGCCGGTGACCTCAAGACCCTCAGGAAGAAGGCCCCGCTCCACGTCGTCGTCCTGGATATGGTCGTTAAGCACCTCCCGAACCCGCTCGAGGCCCAGAAGTACAGGATCCCGCACCTCTGGAGGGGCGACATCAACAGCGACGTCGGCCAGGCCATGATGAACTGCGACCCGAAGGGCCCGATGACCATGGTCGTTACCAAGATCATCCTCGACAAGCACGCCGGTGAGGTCGCTACCGGCCGTGTCTGGAGCGGTACCGTTAAGACCGGTCAGGAGGTCTACCTCATCAACAGCAAGAGGAAGGCCAGGATCCAGCAGGTCGGTATCTACATGGGTCCCGAGAGGATCAACATGGAGGCCGTTCCCGCTGGAAACATCGTCGCCGTTACTGGCCTCCGCGATGCTATGGCCGGTGAGACCGTTTCAGTCCAGCAGATCGAGCCGTTTGAGGCCCTCCACTACACCAGCGAGCCGGTTGTTACCGTTGCTATCGAGGCCAAGAACGTTAAGGACCTTCCGAAGCTCGTTGAGGCCCTCAGGCAGCTCGCCAAGGAGGACCCGACGCTCCACGTCAAGATCGACGAGGAGACCGGCCAGCACCTCCTCAGCGGTATGGGTGAGCTCCACCTTGAGGTCAAGCTCCACAGGCTCAAGACCGAATGGAAGCTCGATGTAGAAGTTTCACCGCCGATCGTCGTCTACCGCGAGAGCGTCACCAAGCAGAGCCCGATCGTCGAGGGCAAGTCCCCGAACAAGCACAACAGGTTCTACATCACAGTCGAGCCGATGCCGGATGAAATCTACCAGGCGATCAGGGAGGGCGAGATTCCCGAGGGCAGGCCGAAGGACCCGAAGGCCGTCGCCAAGAAGCTCGCCGAGCTCGGCATGGACTACGAAATTGCCAAGGGTATCGTCGACATTTACAACGGCAACATGTTCCTTGACAACACCAAGGGTATCCAGTACCTCAACGAGGTCATGGACCTCCTCGTCGACGGTTTCCACCAGGCCATGGATGAGGGACCGCTCGCCAAGGAGCCCGTCATGAAGGTCATCGTCAGGCTCCACGACGCCAAGATCCACGAGGACAACGTCCACCGCGGTCCGGCCCAGATCTACCCGGCCATCAGAAGCGCTATCCACTGCGCCATGATGAAGGCTGGACCTGTCCTCTACGAGCCGTACCAGAAGGTCATCATCAACGTGCCCTACGAGTACATGGGTGCCGTCAGCAGGGAGCTCAACCAGAGGCGCGGTCAGCTCATTGACATGAGGCAGGAGGGCGAGGTCATGATCATCATCGGCGAGGCTCCAGTTGCGGAGATGTTCGGATTCGCTGGAGCCATCCGTGGAGCCACCAGCGGTAAGGCCCTCTGGACAACGGAGCACGCTGGCTTCAAGCGCGTTCCAAACGAGCTTGCCCAGCAGATAATCAGACAGATACGCCAGAGGAAGGGTCTCGACCCCAACCCGCCGAAGGAGCAGGACGTCTGCCCGCAGCAGTGA
- a CDS encoding toxin-antitoxin system TumE family protein has translation MLRELELLEKSEMVRSYEILDYKEGSDFYFLKIRAELIDGSVLHIREFVSNEEYNYSFQWQRDSELIIRWDNAPHHKDLPTFPHHKHVGSEKNVLPSSEITLEEVLGVISSYIQNP, from the coding sequence ATGCTCAGAGAGTTAGAATTGCTTGAGAAAAGCGAGATGGTTAGATCCTATGAGATACTCGACTACAAAGAAGGTTCAGATTTCTATTTTCTGAAGATACGCGCGGAGCTAATTGATGGAAGTGTTCTCCATATTCGAGAGTTCGTATCCAACGAGGAGTACAACTACTCCTTTCAATGGCAGAGGGACAGTGAGCTGATAATAAGGTGGGACAATGCACCGCACCACAAGGATCTTCCCACGTTCCCACACCATAAACACGTCGGTAGTGAGAAGAACGTGCTTCCATCATCAGAAATCACTTTAGAGGAAGTACTGGGAGTCATCTCTTCTTACATCCAAAACCCTTAA
- a CDS encoding HD domain-containing protein yields the protein MKLVHDPVHGYIELDEFARKLVDTPEFQRLRRITQLGFAFLAYPSARHTRFEHSLGTFHLAKKIRAHNPEIEEGALYAALLHDIGHYPFSHTLEGLYPRHEENTLWVIEHGSVGDVIKENYSTQEFKKLLKHPIVSGDIDADRMDYLVRDAYYTGAAYGVVDLERLVRNLKFDGKMLVVEEKGIMAAQNLLLSRAMMYPTVYFHHTAKIAEAMLRKAVEIEGISLEEIRIMDEIDLVSRLRSSEKPEVRELIRAIDDRKLYKRAYCSNRELDEKTISTLKRELQEEFGYSALLDYPPKPKYEERNAFVKIGSETKRLSEVSPLVRSLVEMKDVYWRWCVYAREDVREDVEAFPKKLF from the coding sequence ATGAAGCTTGTCCACGACCCGGTTCACGGCTACATCGAGCTCGATGAGTTCGCGAGGAAGCTCGTGGACACCCCAGAGTTTCAGAGGCTTAGGAGGATAACCCAGCTCGGCTTCGCTTTTTTGGCGTACCCCTCAGCGAGGCACACCCGTTTTGAGCATTCACTTGGAACCTTCCACCTCGCAAAGAAGATTCGCGCTCACAATCCGGAAATAGAGGAAGGGGCATTATACGCGGCGCTCCTCCACGACATAGGACACTACCCGTTCTCGCACACCCTTGAGGGCCTCTACCCGAGGCACGAGGAAAACACGCTCTGGGTTATAGAACATGGAAGCGTCGGAGACGTAATCAAGGAGAACTATTCGACCCAGGAGTTTAAGAAGCTCTTAAAGCATCCAATCGTCAGCGGTGACATAGACGCAGACAGGATGGATTATCTGGTCAGGGACGCTTACTACACCGGGGCAGCCTACGGCGTCGTTGACCTCGAACGGCTCGTGAGGAACCTGAAGTTCGATGGGAAAATGCTCGTGGTTGAGGAAAAAGGAATAATGGCGGCCCAGAACCTCCTGCTTTCGAGGGCCATGATGTACCCGACCGTTTACTTCCACCATACGGCGAAGATAGCGGAGGCCATGCTGAGAAAGGCCGTCGAGATTGAAGGGATATCCTTAGAGGAGATCCGTATCATGGATGAGATAGACCTAGTTTCGAGGCTCAGAAGTAGCGAAAAGCCGGAAGTTAGGGAGCTTATAAGGGCCATAGACGACAGGAAGCTCTACAAGAGGGCTTACTGCTCAAATAGGGAGCTTGATGAAAAGACAATTTCAACCCTGAAAAGAGAGCTTCAAGAAGAGTTTGGTTATTCTGCCCTCTTAGACTACCCGCCAAAACCCAAGTACGAGGAAAGGAACGCCTTCGTGAAGATTGGAAGCGAGACGAAGAGGCTCAGTGAGGTCTCTCCCCTCGTCAGATCCCTCGTGGAGATGAAGGACGTGTACTGGAGATGGTGCGTCTACGCGAGGGAGGACGTAAGAGAGGACGTGGAAGCGTTCCCGAAAAAGCTTTTTTAG
- a CDS encoding M20/M25/M40 family metallo-hydrolase: protein MKTERAKEILLQLLKIPSPSGQEDRIMLHIMEFLHRLDYDVHIESDGEIIDLVVNPDAELFYEVHVDTIPIRAEPFVRGNIIYGTGASDIKGGAAAILLMMESLKKEGKDLNVGVVFVSDEELGGRGSALFMERYRPKMAVVLEPTDLEVHIAHAGNIEAYFEVDGKEAHGACPESGVNAIEETYKMLNELKNLEPFKQKGKYFDPHIGIQELLCENPVYLIPALCKGRLEARLLPDQEVEDVLDLMDPILDEYTLKYEYTEIWDGYELDPDEEIVQLAKAAMKKVGLDEFGGMRSWTDAINFMYNGTRTIVFGPGNLDISHTKYERIDVRDVVTASEFLKVLNDVYAEGLEKVEKELS, encoded by the coding sequence ATGAAGACTGAACGCGCGAAGGAGATCCTCCTTCAGCTCTTGAAGATACCCTCTCCCTCCGGGCAGGAGGACAGGATAATGCTCCACATCATGGAGTTTCTCCACAGGCTTGACTACGACGTTCACATCGAGAGCGACGGCGAGATAATTGACCTCGTCGTGAATCCAGATGCTGAGCTTTTCTACGAGGTTCACGTCGACACGATCCCGATAAGGGCTGAGCCCTTCGTGAGGGGCAACATCATCTACGGAACCGGCGCGAGCGACATCAAGGGTGGAGCGGCTGCAATACTCCTCATGATGGAGAGCCTGAAGAAAGAGGGCAAAGACCTGAACGTCGGCGTCGTCTTCGTCAGTGACGAAGAGCTCGGCGGTAGGGGTTCGGCTCTCTTCATGGAGAGGTATAGGCCGAAGATGGCGGTTGTTCTCGAGCCCACCGACCTTGAAGTCCATATAGCCCACGCAGGCAACATCGAGGCCTACTTTGAGGTTGACGGCAAGGAAGCCCACGGTGCCTGTCCAGAGAGCGGTGTCAACGCTATTGAAGAGACCTACAAGATGCTCAACGAGCTGAAGAACCTTGAACCCTTCAAGCAGAAGGGCAAGTACTTCGATCCCCATATCGGCATTCAGGAGCTCCTCTGCGAGAACCCGGTTTATCTCATCCCGGCCCTGTGTAAAGGCCGCCTTGAGGCAAGGCTTTTACCGGATCAGGAAGTCGAGGACGTTCTCGACCTCATGGATCCAATCCTCGACGAGTACACGCTGAAGTATGAGTACACGGAGATATGGGACGGCTACGAGCTTGATCCAGATGAGGAGATAGTCCAGCTGGCCAAAGCCGCGATGAAGAAGGTCGGCCTCGATGAGTTCGGCGGCATGAGGAGCTGGACCGATGCGATCAACTTCATGTACAACGGAACCAGAACAATAGTCTTCGGTCCCGGCAACCTCGACATCTCCCACACAAAGTACGAGAGGATAGACGTAAGGGACGTCGTTACCGCGAGCGAGTTCCTGAAGGTGCTCAACGACGTTTACGCTGAAGGACTGGAGAAAGTTGAAAAAGAGCTGAGTTGA
- a CDS encoding MBL fold metallo-hydrolase, with protein MGASPGRGFPSKLIPIEVPPHVVMLRGIGRDSNIYLVRDEEEALIIDTGTGINWHLYTEIWEREGYLTDVEHVTIFNTHEHFDHVGGNKVLQRWLEERGIEVSFAAHKITANVLERGDEGVILSYFYGRRFEPHQVDFKLEDGDKLNVSSLELLVVHTPGHTAGSSCLYLDDGKHRVMFTGDTVFKGTVGRTDLPTGDGWALRESLERLAEFDVDFGFPGHGDYIRDWKENLREVLRWLP; from the coding sequence ATGGGTGCAAGTCCCGGCAGGGGCTTTCCCAGCAAGCTCATCCCGATTGAGGTTCCGCCCCACGTTGTTATGCTCCGTGGAATAGGGCGGGACTCCAACATCTACCTAGTCAGAGACGAAGAGGAAGCCCTTATAATTGACACTGGGACTGGAATAAACTGGCACCTTTACACTGAAATCTGGGAGAGAGAGGGCTACCTTACCGATGTGGAGCACGTAACGATTTTCAACACGCACGAGCACTTTGACCACGTTGGGGGAAACAAGGTTCTGCAACGCTGGCTGGAAGAGCGTGGAATTGAGGTGTCTTTTGCCGCACACAAGATAACAGCAAACGTGCTCGAACGCGGTGACGAAGGTGTGATCCTGTCGTACTTTTACGGCAGGCGGTTTGAGCCACATCAAGTAGACTTCAAGCTTGAAGATGGAGACAAACTGAATGTCAGCTCGCTTGAGCTTTTGGTTGTCCACACTCCCGGCCACACCGCTGGAAGCTCCTGCCTTTACCTCGACGACGGAAAGCACAGGGTCATGTTCACGGGCGACACGGTCTTCAAGGGGACAGTCGGCAGGACGGATCTCCCGACTGGAGATGGCTGGGCGCTCAGGGAGAGCCTGGAGAGATTGGCTGAGTTTGACGTTGACTTCGGCTTCCCAGGGCACGGCGACTACATAAGGGACTGGAAAGAGAACTTAAGGGAAGTCTTGAGGTGGCTCCCATGA
- a CDS encoding DUF504 domain-containing protein: MRKGSVKEVLAKIKYDPREKEEDYYVVIEHRGAYGGEKKIPVELIELGHGYFFVGEAQIPYHRILRVVRKDGKVIWETKKL; encoded by the coding sequence ATGAGAAAGGGCTCCGTTAAGGAAGTGCTGGCGAAGATAAAGTACGACCCGCGGGAGAAGGAGGAGGACTACTACGTTGTCATCGAGCACAGGGGGGCTTATGGTGGGGAAAAGAAAATACCGGTCGAGCTTATCGAGCTCGGACACGGCTACTTCTTCGTTGGAGAAGCCCAGATACCCTACCACAGAATCCTGCGCGTCGTTAGAAAGGATGGAAAAGTCATCTGGGAGACGAAGAAGCTATAG
- a CDS encoding DUF835 domain-containing protein codes for MTSHPNPQVIMNEIIERLKRLSPKELLSYAIFNEEDEAKYYAELAEKAKRKSVRALFKKMSRESKGHELLLRRTFERLFPGEEPVKVDVPPVEVYPFYPEFEKVEDYIRALEYCMESELFAKRTYEILAGVAENEDVRGIAFELSQIEQKHYEEIKKVYDIVISFERRHVFIERLGSGAYLVTDDEKAKYILLDMLTENREVIAVIREHPDKFRELTEIDNVIWVSKISEEYPGKVVPPKFVPELKGELLKFLKSAKENGKQGVVFVQNVGYLVVELGFKDAMDFLLYVKDAAMVYNGYIIVSANPDAFEKKEWGLLTSEFEVIL; via the coding sequence ATGACTTCTCACCCCAACCCCCAGGTTATCATGAACGAGATAATTGAGAGGTTAAAGAGACTCAGCCCAAAGGAGCTTCTGAGCTATGCTATCTTCAATGAGGAGGACGAGGCAAAATACTATGCCGAACTTGCCGAGAAGGCGAAAAGAAAGAGTGTGAGAGCCCTGTTTAAAAAGATGAGCAGGGAGAGCAAGGGGCATGAACTCCTCCTCAGAAGGACGTTTGAGCGGCTCTTTCCAGGAGAGGAGCCCGTTAAGGTAGATGTTCCCCCAGTGGAGGTCTATCCATTCTATCCTGAGTTTGAAAAGGTTGAGGACTACATAAGGGCGCTGGAGTACTGCATGGAGAGCGAGCTCTTCGCAAAGAGGACTTATGAAATATTGGCTGGCGTTGCCGAGAACGAAGATGTCCGGGGAATAGCCTTCGAGCTTTCACAGATTGAGCAGAAACACTACGAAGAGATAAAGAAGGTCTACGATATCGTTATCTCCTTTGAGCGCAGGCACGTCTTTATAGAGAGGCTAGGATCGGGTGCTTATCTGGTAACCGACGACGAGAAAGCAAAGTACATTCTCTTAGATATGCTGACGGAAAACAGGGAAGTGATAGCAGTTATAAGGGAGCACCCGGACAAGTTTAGAGAGCTCACTGAGATAGACAACGTGATATGGGTCTCAAAAATCTCAGAGGAATACCCCGGGAAGGTAGTGCCCCCAAAGTTCGTCCCCGAACTCAAAGGCGAGCTCCTTAAGTTCCTCAAATCTGCAAAAGAAAACGGAAAGCAGGGAGTTGTGTTTGTCCAGAATGTTGGTTACCTGGTTGTTGAACTTGGCTTCAAGGATGCAATGGATTTTCTGCTCTACGTAAAGGACGCTGCCATGGTCTACAATGGGTACATCATAGTAAGCGCCAATCCGGATGCCTTTGAGAAGAAGGAGTGGGGCCTGCTCACGTCTGAGTTTGAAGTTATACTATAG
- a CDS encoding YchF/TatD family DNA exonuclease translates to MIDAHCHIEMFKGRAGEVVEESKKHLKAVVDSITEYRKFHVWKSWELLEPYFGFVFPTLGYAPNEARRGNWEKVKRVEEFIREHADEIVAVGEIGLDFYYAKTEEERKNQREIFHHFLNLAVELDKPVVLHARDAEREVFEAIQRAGVKAYFHSYSGPAELALEIVGNGHIIGINTGIDFIPEVRKAAEVLPLESIVVETDAPYMSPYKGEKNYPWNVEYAVRRIAEIKGLEFEEVEKVTEKNTIQFFDLKL, encoded by the coding sequence ATGATAGACGCCCACTGCCACATTGAGATGTTCAAGGGGAGAGCAGGCGAGGTGGTCGAGGAGAGCAAAAAGCACCTTAAGGCGGTCGTGGACTCGATAACTGAATACAGGAAGTTCCACGTCTGGAAGAGCTGGGAACTGCTGGAGCCATACTTTGGCTTCGTCTTCCCAACGCTCGGCTACGCGCCCAACGAAGCTAGGAGGGGCAACTGGGAGAAAGTTAAAAGGGTCGAGGAGTTCATACGTGAGCACGCCGATGAGATAGTGGCCGTTGGGGAGATAGGCCTCGACTTCTACTACGCTAAAACCGAGGAAGAAAGGAAGAACCAGCGGGAGATATTCCACCACTTCCTGAATCTTGCCGTCGAACTCGACAAACCCGTCGTCCTGCACGCGAGGGATGCTGAGAGGGAGGTTTTTGAAGCGATCCAGAGGGCTGGAGTTAAAGCCTACTTCCACTCCTACAGCGGGCCTGCGGAGCTTGCCCTGGAGATAGTTGGGAACGGCCACATCATCGGGATAAACACGGGGATAGACTTCATTCCAGAGGTGAGAAAGGCCGCCGAAGTGCTCCCTCTTGAAAGCATCGTCGTTGAAACGGACGCTCCTTACATGAGCCCCTACAAGGGTGAGAAGAACTACCCTTGGAACGTGGAGTACGCGGTGAGAAGGATAGCGGAGATAAAGGGTCTGGAGTTTGAAGAGGTTGAGAAGGTGACCGAGAAGAACACTATCCAGTTCTTCGACTTAAAGCTCTGA
- a CDS encoding DUF3216 domain-containing protein, which produces MVEIPEVEELKALLNELGEEGLLERLDAFVRMNGGLESKRGEDFIKVSILGFAEGLLTVLKEKYDEPRVKELYEKIKAKRAELDEQFRKPRIPYLEEEG; this is translated from the coding sequence ATGGTTGAGATTCCAGAGGTTGAGGAGCTTAAGGCGCTTTTGAATGAACTCGGTGAGGAGGGACTTCTGGAAAGGCTTGATGCCTTCGTGAGGATGAACGGGGGGCTCGAGAGCAAGCGCGGGGAGGACTTCATCAAAGTCTCCATCCTTGGCTTTGCCGAGGGCCTCCTCACTGTTTTGAAAGAGAAGTACGATGAACCGAGGGTGAAGGAGCTCTACGAGAAGATAAAGGCGAAGAGGGCCGAGCTGGACGAGCAGTTCAGGAAGCCGAGGATACCCTACCTTGAGGAAGAAGGTTAG